A genomic region of Trifolium pratense cultivar HEN17-A07 linkage group LG3, ARS_RC_1.1, whole genome shotgun sequence contains the following coding sequences:
- the LOC123916229 gene encoding probable magnesium transporter NIPA7 isoform X2: MYSSNLIGFILAVFSGAFIGSSFIIKKKGLQRAGLNGTPASVGGYGYLLQPLWWIGMITMIVGEIANFVAYIYAPAVLVTPLGALSIIVSAVLAHFMLGEKLQKMGMLGCLLCIVGSTEIVLHAPQERALNSVLEIWLLAVQPAFLLYTASAIAVAFFLILYCAPRYGQTNIFIYIGICSIIGSLTVMSVKAIGIAIKLTLDGANQFVYFQTWIFTMVAISCIVTSLNYLNMALDTFNTAVVSPIYYALFTSFTILASAIMFKDYSGQSISSIASELCGFITVLSGTTVLHSTRVPDSPANTVQMCTVPCLQKYHGISKATVNLGNRRMKMDRPLI, encoded by the exons atgtatTCCAGCAATTTGATTGGCTTCATTTTAGCCGTGTTTTCCGGCGCTTTCATCGGCTCCAGTTTCatcataaagaaaaaaggtcTTCAACGGGCCGGTCTTAACGGCACTCCTGCTA GTGTCGGAGGATATGGTTATCTTCTTCAACCTCTTTGGTGGATCGGAATGATTACCA TGATTGTTGGAGAGATTGCGAATTTTGTAGCATACATTTATGCTCCGGCGGTGCTTGTTACCCCGCTCGGTGCTTTGAGTATTATTGTTAG TGCTGTTTTGGCTCATTTCATGTTGGGTGAGAAGTTACAGAAAATGGGCATGCTTGGGTGTCTTCTATGCATTGTCGGATCCACTGAGATTGTGCTCCATGCACCCCAAGAAAGAGCTCTTAATTCTGTGCTAGAAATATGGCTTTTGGCTGTTCAACCAG CATTTCTCTTGTACACAGCCTCGGCAATTGCTGTAGCATTCTTTTTGATTTTGTATTGTGCACCTCGCTATGGCCAAACTAATATCTTCATTTATATTGGAATATGCTCCATAATTGGATCCTTGACT GTCATGAGTGTAAAAGCAATTGGCATTGCCATAAAACTTACACTAGATGGTGCAAACCAGTTTGTCTACTTCCAGACATGGATTTTTACAATGGTTGCCATTTCCTGCATCGTGACTAGTTTAAATTACCTTAATATG GCATTGGATACTTTCAATACAGCAGTCGTTTCTCCAATCTATTATGCCTTGTTCACATCTTTTACAATATTAGCCAGCGCAATTATGTTTAAG GACTATTCTGGACAAAGTATAAGCAGTATTGCATCAGAGCTATGTGGTTTCATCACTGTTTTATCTGGAACAACTGTATTGCACAGTACTAGAGTACCAGATTCTCCAGCCAATACAG TGCAGATGTGTACAGTCCCTTGTCTCCAAAAGTATCATGGTATATCCAAGGCAACGGTGAATCTTGGAAACAGAAGGATGAAGATGGACCGCCCCTTAATTTAA
- the LOC123916229 gene encoding probable magnesium transporter NIPA6 isoform X1 — protein sequence MYSSNLIGFILAVFSGAFIGSSFIIKKKGLQRAGLNGTPASVGGYGYLLQPLWWIGMITMIVGEIANFVAYIYAPAVLVTPLGALSIIVSAVLAHFMLGEKLQKMGMLGCLLCIVGSTEIVLHAPQERALNSVLEIWLLAVQPAFLLYTASAIAVAFFLILYCAPRYGQTNIFIYIGICSIIGSLTVMSVKAIGIAIKLTLDGANQFVYFQTWIFTMVAISCIVTSLNYLNMALDTFNTAVVSPIYYALFTSFTILASAIMFKDYSGQSISSIASELCGFITVLSGTTVLHSTRVPDSPANTDVYSPLSPKVSWYIQGNGESWKQKDEDGPPLNLITVIQQDHFK from the exons atgtatTCCAGCAATTTGATTGGCTTCATTTTAGCCGTGTTTTCCGGCGCTTTCATCGGCTCCAGTTTCatcataaagaaaaaaggtcTTCAACGGGCCGGTCTTAACGGCACTCCTGCTA GTGTCGGAGGATATGGTTATCTTCTTCAACCTCTTTGGTGGATCGGAATGATTACCA TGATTGTTGGAGAGATTGCGAATTTTGTAGCATACATTTATGCTCCGGCGGTGCTTGTTACCCCGCTCGGTGCTTTGAGTATTATTGTTAG TGCTGTTTTGGCTCATTTCATGTTGGGTGAGAAGTTACAGAAAATGGGCATGCTTGGGTGTCTTCTATGCATTGTCGGATCCACTGAGATTGTGCTCCATGCACCCCAAGAAAGAGCTCTTAATTCTGTGCTAGAAATATGGCTTTTGGCTGTTCAACCAG CATTTCTCTTGTACACAGCCTCGGCAATTGCTGTAGCATTCTTTTTGATTTTGTATTGTGCACCTCGCTATGGCCAAACTAATATCTTCATTTATATTGGAATATGCTCCATAATTGGATCCTTGACT GTCATGAGTGTAAAAGCAATTGGCATTGCCATAAAACTTACACTAGATGGTGCAAACCAGTTTGTCTACTTCCAGACATGGATTTTTACAATGGTTGCCATTTCCTGCATCGTGACTAGTTTAAATTACCTTAATATG GCATTGGATACTTTCAATACAGCAGTCGTTTCTCCAATCTATTATGCCTTGTTCACATCTTTTACAATATTAGCCAGCGCAATTATGTTTAAG GACTATTCTGGACAAAGTATAAGCAGTATTGCATCAGAGCTATGTGGTTTCATCACTGTTTTATCTGGAACAACTGTATTGCACAGTACTAGAGTACCAGATTCTCCAGCCAATACAG ATGTGTACAGTCCCTTGTCTCCAAAAGTATCATGGTATATCCAAGGCAACGGTGAATCTTGGAAACAGAAGGATGAAGATGGACCGCCCCTTAATTTAATTACGGTTATCCAGCAAGATCATTTCAAGTGA
- the LOC123916700 gene encoding general transcriptional corepressor trfA-like, protein MHSAFFQHHITSICNADATHTHALSFSFSFFCCLQPLLHFSIYHLNITTISYSKMVLTSNNKNKLRKRTWDREDDLYIHLQDNINNNNINFFNNLLDKFIVNNPKADSELMQFTDGSSNIIQSQILHLQDQNRDNNNNNNNTAEENNTENEVEPQNGFLLQNMRPHGKSHVLEIVKDGVFVTYEEESSCENHKGKLSVKKSKGKKSPSVKGKKLKGKKRERKRKIDVHVPVNVNEKGVDSAVKAACIEEVTVKKEIQDNAYDDDDDDDFKIMPVESPADNEVNPRKMTEFREKLMNELNRPYSKEEHEKLLRDIKVQKPVQNYKDLRGRIKIYEEDRAGKSFLEHNLDLAKQIEAARDDPPKELCLLRGFFFWLSNSTLEGDFMPWRVPSCLDEWYHNNRKG, encoded by the exons ATGCACTCTGCATTTTTTCAACATCACATCACATCCATATGCAATGCTGATGCAACACACACACATGCTttatctttctctttctctttcttttgttgTCTTCAACCACTTCTCCATTTTTCTATCTACCATCTTAACATCACAACCATTTCTTACAGTAAAATGGTACTCACTtcaaataacaaaaacaaactcAGAAAGAGAACATGGGACCGTGAAGATGATTTATATATTCACCTACAAGACAacattaacaacaacaacatcaacttCTTCAACAACCTTCTTGACAAATTTATTGTTAACAATCCAAAAGCTGACTCAGAACTCATGCAGTTCACTGATGGTTCATCCAACATTATACAATCTCAGATTCTTCATCTTCAAGATCAAAACAgagataacaacaacaacaacaacaacactgcTGAAGAAAACAACACAGAAAACGAGGTTGAACCACAAAATgggtttttattacaaaatatgaGGCCTCATGGAAAATCTCATGTACTAGAAATCGTTAAGGATGGTGTCTTTGTAACATACGAGGAAGAATCATCATGTGAAAATCATAAGGGTAAACTCAGTGTTAAGAAATCTAAAGGTAAAAAAAGTCCTAGTGTTAAGGGTAAGAAACTGAAAGGTAAAAAAAGAGAGCGTAAAAGAAAGATTGATGTTCATGTTCCTGTGAATGTGAATGAGAAAGGTGTTGATTCAGCTGTGAAAGCTGCATGCATAGAAGAAGTAACAGTGAAAAAGGAGATTCAAGATAATgcttatgatgatgatgatgatgatgattttaaaataatgcCTGTGGAAAGTCCAGCT gataATGAAGTCAATCCAAGGAAAATGACAGAGTTTAGAGAAAAACTCATGAATGAACTTAATAGGCCTTACTCTAAAGAAGAGCACGAGAAACTATTGAGAGACATTAAGGTTCAAAAGCCGGTTCAAAACTACAAAGATCTGCGTGGGCGTATCAAAATCTATGAGGAAGATCGTGCTGGAAAGTCTTTTCTTGAGCATAATCTTG ATCTTGCGAAGCAAATAGAAGCAGCTCGCGATGATCCTCCCAAAGAGCTGTGTCTCCTGCGtggatttttcttttggttGAGT AATTCAACACTTGAAGGGGACTTCATGCCATGGAGAGTTCCATCATGTTTGGACGAATGGTACCACAACAATAGAAAAGGATGA